One stretch of Zingiber officinale cultivar Zhangliang chromosome 6B, Zo_v1.1, whole genome shotgun sequence DNA includes these proteins:
- the LOC121991257 gene encoding uncharacterized protein LOC121991257, translating into MSDAGGQIVLRIIGGCFTPDGHRVAAYITSKFKERFSPAGTTWKRVDPDMKQFYYDEFLKRYTWETEHEAEFYATWNAACAKLYKDMLYKARQKGIKPSYVPENIWDAWRAIWVVDRWQENAMKARANRKSELAGPSTGATKHTAGSRSIVEHALDLEHDLQRPPTCWEIFTKTHKSKDGNFIDRRSSALDEEIAARVAQASQPSLEGGEEQTLSTDQINEIYYDVVGGRKKTSTLYGLGAQARVVYDQAMAPRARGRPSTSSSASESSARVDVLEQENADLKTRLSTLEAEFRVERQSRLDLEKIGWDMQAFLDQMSATPHRFASQETQVLGPKSS; encoded by the exons ATGTCTGATGCTGGTGGCCAGATTGTTCTACGGATTATCGGGGGTTG TTTTACCCCAGATGGTCATAGAGTAGCTGCATACATCACCTCGAAATTTAAAGAGCGATTTAGTCCCGCTGGTACTACATGGAAGCGGGTAGACCCAGATATGAAGCAATTTTATTACGATGAGTTTTTG AAAAGATATACTTGGGAGACAGAGCACGAGGCAGAATTTTATGCTACCTGGAATGCAGCTTGTGCCAAACTATACAAAGACATGCTATATAAAGCAAGACAAAAGGGAATAAAACCATCCTATGTACCTGAGAACATTTGGGATGCATGGCGAGCCATTTGGGTCGTAGACAGATGGCAGGAAAATGCAATGAAAGCTCGAGCCAATAGAAAGAGTGAGCTGGCTGGCCCTAGTACTGGAGCAACAAAACATACTgctggatcccgatcgattgtcGAGCATGCCTTAGACTTG GAACATGATCTACAGCGACCTCCTACTTGTTGGGAGATATTTACCAAGACACACAAGTCAAAAGATGGCAACTTTATAGATCGTCGATCATCGGCATTAGAC GAAGAAATTGCTGCTAGGGTTGCACAGGCATCTCAGCCTAGTTTAGAGGGAGGTGAGGAGCAGACTCTATCCACTGACcagataaatgaaatttattatgatgtggttGGTGGAAGGAAAAAGACCTCCACCCTATATGGTCTTGGGGCTCAGGCGAGAGTTGTATATGATCAAGCGATGGCTCCTAGGGCCAGGGGTCGTCCCAGCACATCATCGAGTGCATCCGAATCATCTGCTAGAGTAGACGTCTTAGAACAGGAAAACGCAGATTTGAAGACTCGACTCTCGACCTTGGAGGCTGAATTTCGAGTAGAGCGGCAATCCCGATTGGATCTTGAGAAAATTGGGTGGGATATGCAGGCCTTCTTGGATCAAATGAGTGCAACGCCGCATCGTTTTGCCTCTCAGGAGACTCaagtgttaggaccgaaaagtagctag